A section of the Engystomops pustulosus chromosome 3, aEngPut4.maternal, whole genome shotgun sequence genome encodes:
- the LOC140123004 gene encoding uncharacterized protein — protein sequence MPRTLDVEKLISLVQGHPALWDNRRSDYHDRCKKEKLWLEISKDLMGQKWSKMSTDEQELACKDVQQRWRSCRDQCKKDIRAQEGHSGSGRSRKRPYCYREQMRFLADIFTIGPTEDNLDTEAEDTAIHPPVVPSTDVATVERETAAAAEDPTAGPTSADPEQLQVAEAGEQQSTSPVPRGWRPRRAPPGRVLDENVLNYLGRRAQEDTIVTYLRSLADHMRRVPQEHLLQCQGAFSIILEACCPPNNPTPVFEALEQWRLYGHIVPRPQPLPPPPPPPPQAPPGFYSGPYPGQEFAHSQSNIFFGAGAHNMPQAHQQYASASHSFQGRASSGLAPPPSPAPHFHAPRGERHDSPAQNFMQL from the exons ATGCCACGAACTCTGGATGTTGAGAAGCTGATCTCATTGGTTCAGGGGCATCCTGCTCTGTGGGATAATCGCCGGAGCGATTATCATGACCGGTGCAAAAAGGAAAAGTTATGGCTGGAAATCAGCAAGGACCTCATGGGCCAGAAGTGGTCTAAGATGTCCACAGATGAGCAAGAACTTGCAT GCAAGGACGTGCAGCAGAGGTGGCGGAGCTGCCGCGACCAATGCAAAAAAGATATTCGTGCACAAGAAGGCCACAGTGGCTCTGGCCGCTCACGAAAGCGGCCTTATTGCTATCGGGAGCAGATGCGCTTTTTAGCTGACATATTTACCATTGGCCC TACTGAAGATAATTTAGACACGGAGGCAGAGGATACAGCCATTCATCCCCCTGTTGTGCCGTCAACTGATGTTGCGACTGTGGAACGGGAAACGGCGGCTGCTGCAGAGGACCCCACTGCAGGCCCAACCTCGGCTGATCCCGAACAACTGCAGGTGGCTGAAGCAGGGGAACAACAGAGTACTTCTCCTGTCCCCAGAGGATGGCGGCCAAGAAGGGCACCCCCTGGCAGAGTTCTGGATGAAAATGTCCTTAATTATTTGGGCCGCAGGGCACAAGAGGACACTATAGTGACCTACCTGCGCAGTCTTGCGGACCATATGCGCCGTGTGCcgcaggaacacctcctccagtgTCAGGGGGCATTTTCGATCATTCTGGAGGCCTGCTGTCCACCCAACAACCCCACTCCGGTCTTTGAGGCCCTGGAACAGTGGCGGTTGTATGGTCATATTGTCCCCCGACCCCAGCCGCTGCCacccccaccacctcctccaccacAGGCCCCCCCGGGTTTTTATTCTGGGCCATACCCTGGTCAAGAATTTGCCCATTCgcaaagcaacattttttttggtgctggTGCTCATAATATGCCTCAAGCACACCAGCAGTATGCGAGTGCCAGCCACAGTTTTCAGGGCCGGGCATCCTCGGGGTTAGCTCCCCCACCTTCCCCAGCACCTCATTTTCATGCACCAAGAGGTGAGAGGCACGATTCACCAGCACAGAATTTTATGCAGTTGTAA
- the LOC140123005 gene encoding olfactory receptor 2D3-like, whose translation MTTVTGNGLIMVSVRVDRRLHNSMYYFLANLSFLDILNTSVIVPNMLTNIVTSRRTISYVGCLLQVYCFLLLAETQCILLAFMAYDRYVAICDPLHYNVTMNTVSCVRMISISWVTGGIISTIDIYFIYELRFCGPITIDHFFCEAPSLLQSSCSDISVDNIVMLVGGSILLIVPLSLILYSYVQIIFELLKIRSRRYKAFSTCVSHLIVVIIFYGTAMFMYLNPRQKTSVSDKMVSVFYTMITPMMNPFIYSLRNKDVHQALRHLGK comes from the coding sequence ATGACCACGGTAACTGGAAATGGCCTCATCATGGTATCGGTGAGAGTGGACAGACGTCTACACAACTCTATGTATTACTTTCTTGCCAACTTGTCCTTCTTGGACATTCTTAATACATCAGTCATTGTTCCCAATATGCTCACAAACATTGTCACGTCCAGGAGGACCATCTCATACGTCGGATGTCTTCTTCAGGTTTATTGTTTCCTTTTGTTGGCCGAGACACAATGTATCCTGTTGGCTTTTATGGCTTATGACCGATATGTAGCCATCTGTGACCCCTTACACTACAATGTGACCATGAACACTGTGTCGTGTGTCCGGATGATCAGCATCTCTTGGGTCACTGGAGGGATCATCTCCACCATTGATATATACTTTATCTATGAGCTGAGGTTCTGTGGACCCATCACCATTGACCACTTCTTCTGCGAGGCTCCGTCACTGCTGCAGTCATCCTGTAGTGATATCTCAGTAGATAACATTGTCATGTTAGTCGGAGGCTCCATACTACTAATCGTTCCTCTCTCTCTTATTCTTTACTCTTATGTACAGATCATTTTTGAGCTTCTTAAGATCCGGTCCAGACGTtataaagccttctccacctgtgtgTCCCACCTCATCGTGGTCATCATCTTCTATGGGACCGCCATGTTCATGTACTTGAATCCAAGGCAGAAGACTTCAGTGTCAGACAAGATGGTCTCTGTTTTCTATACGATGATCACGCCGATGATGAATCCATTCATCTACAGCCTGAGAAATAAAGATGTCCACCAGGCTCTCAGACATTTAGGAAAATGA